Proteins encoded together in one Neobacillus sp. FSL H8-0543 window:
- a CDS encoding MMPL family transporter has protein sequence MRAILKGKWFILIAWIAIIAGLFFMAPNMENLVREKGQISVPDGYSSTIAEKILSDVNSSENKGNDLQTALVFHSHKKLTEDDFAVAQKAVNELEKNQSKLGITSILTHFNQGELKEQLVSEDGKTILVSVNVTANGREGKEITEDLYQAIDHVKLDHYYTGSWLIGEDLVTNSQEGLKKTEGITVVFILIVLLLVFKSAVAPIIPLVTVGFSYLASQSIVAILVDKVNFPLSTFTQIFLVAVLFGIGTDYCILLLSRFKEEMSKTDSVADAIIETYRNAGKTVFFSGLAVMIGFASIGFSTFVLYQSAAAVAIGVAILLLALFTVVPFFMAVLGKKLFWPSKGKLDHGESEIWGFAGKFALARPLIALIIVAVISVPFLFTYDGDLSFNSLEEISDDFDSIKGFDIISEAFGPGESMPTTIVIKNDDQMNTSEYIAITEKISQELEKINGVDTVRSVTRPTGEPIDELYISNQVGTLEDGLDQGNDGIKQISDGLTANQPKMQQATDGIGQLIFGTNELQTGIGTISEKLTKIEDGLGQGSVGTTQVRERLEVVKSKSAEVLAGSKALLAGYNEAATGLGTLKGHYENVAIGLVSLNDTLLGTNQYFDNLEGDYRDIEQNQNYQAIKLTIQGSQAGTAEIAENLKVLNAQLKEAQEGINFANSKFSEALAGQEALIKGMGDLVNGIKKIEAGLYEMENGQGRLINEALPQVSGGLSGLNDGQQQIFDGFKDTGDQLSQVTDGLNEISNGLVSAQDYLSGVSQMKQIGFYIPQDVLESKDFEQSLDAYMSEDRKVMTIDVVFDQNPYSKEALDSVPEITATVERVVKDTKLENADVAVGGVSSMHKDLDTISEADYSRTVVLMLIGISIILIILFRSIIMPLYLIGSLVLTYFTSMAIAEVIFVNWLGYSGISWAVPFFAFVILVALGIDYSIFLMDRFNEFRHMPVEQAILISMKKMGTVIISAAVILGGTFAAMMPSGVLSLLQIATILLIGLSLYALVILPLFVPVMVKTFGEANWWPYRKNKDSITDRSINL, from the coding sequence ATGAGAGCAATTTTAAAAGGTAAATGGTTTATCCTGATCGCATGGATTGCGATTATTGCAGGCTTATTTTTTATGGCACCCAATATGGAAAACCTGGTCCGCGAAAAGGGCCAAATTAGCGTTCCAGACGGGTATTCCTCGACGATTGCTGAAAAAATCCTCAGTGATGTTAATTCGAGTGAAAATAAAGGCAATGATCTCCAAACCGCCCTTGTTTTTCACAGCCATAAAAAACTAACAGAAGATGATTTTGCTGTTGCCCAAAAGGCAGTCAACGAATTGGAGAAAAATCAGAGTAAGCTTGGAATCACGTCTATTCTAACTCATTTTAATCAAGGTGAATTAAAAGAACAGCTCGTTTCAGAAGATGGTAAAACGATTCTCGTTTCAGTAAATGTTACCGCCAATGGACGGGAAGGGAAAGAAATTACCGAAGATCTGTATCAAGCCATTGATCATGTCAAATTAGATCACTATTATACTGGCAGTTGGCTAATTGGTGAGGATCTTGTTACCAACTCACAAGAAGGCTTAAAGAAAACCGAAGGAATTACCGTTGTTTTTATTTTAATCGTTTTATTGCTTGTATTTAAATCGGCTGTGGCACCAATCATTCCATTAGTTACAGTTGGATTCAGCTACTTAGCATCCCAATCTATCGTTGCGATACTAGTTGATAAAGTGAATTTTCCTTTATCAACGTTTACTCAGATTTTCTTAGTAGCCGTCCTTTTCGGGATAGGGACAGATTACTGTATTTTACTGCTTAGCCGTTTTAAAGAGGAAATGTCAAAGACTGATAGTGTTGCAGACGCTATAATTGAAACCTACCGAAATGCTGGGAAAACGGTATTCTTCAGTGGGTTAGCGGTGATGATCGGCTTCGCTTCGATTGGCTTTTCTACCTTCGTTTTATATCAATCAGCAGCAGCAGTCGCAATTGGTGTTGCCATCCTATTGCTAGCACTATTTACAGTCGTGCCTTTCTTTATGGCGGTTCTAGGTAAAAAACTATTTTGGCCATCAAAGGGCAAACTTGATCATGGTGAGAGTGAAATTTGGGGGTTTGCTGGAAAATTTGCTTTAGCACGTCCATTAATTGCACTTATCATAGTCGCAGTCATCTCTGTGCCATTTTTATTCACCTATGATGGTGACTTATCATTCAATTCGCTTGAAGAAATTAGCGATGATTTTGATTCAATCAAAGGTTTTGATATTATCTCAGAAGCGTTTGGTCCTGGTGAATCAATGCCAACAACCATTGTCATTAAAAACGATGATCAAATGAACACCTCGGAGTATATTGCGATTACAGAAAAAATTAGTCAAGAGTTAGAGAAAATAAATGGAGTTGATACCGTCCGTTCTGTAACTCGTCCGACTGGAGAGCCGATTGATGAACTATATATTTCAAATCAAGTCGGTACGCTAGAGGATGGACTTGATCAAGGTAATGATGGGATTAAACAAATTAGTGACGGTCTTACTGCCAATCAACCGAAAATGCAGCAAGCAACGGATGGAATTGGCCAATTAATCTTTGGGACAAACGAGTTGCAAACGGGAATTGGTACGATTTCTGAAAAACTTACCAAAATCGAGGATGGGCTGGGGCAAGGTTCAGTCGGTACCACTCAGGTAAGAGAACGTTTGGAGGTCGTCAAGTCCAAATCAGCAGAGGTTTTAGCAGGAAGCAAAGCATTGCTTGCTGGTTACAATGAAGCTGCTACTGGATTAGGCACTCTTAAAGGCCATTACGAAAATGTTGCAATTGGTCTTGTTTCATTAAATGACACCTTATTAGGAACGAATCAATATTTTGATAATCTTGAAGGTGATTATCGTGATATCGAGCAAAACCAAAACTATCAAGCAATAAAACTAACAATCCAAGGTTCCCAAGCAGGAACTGCAGAAATAGCTGAAAACTTAAAAGTATTAAATGCCCAGCTAAAAGAGGCTCAAGAAGGTATTAATTTTGCAAATAGTAAATTCTCTGAAGCACTTGCTGGTCAGGAAGCACTTATTAAAGGAATGGGAGACCTGGTTAACGGAATCAAAAAAATTGAAGCCGGTTTATATGAAATGGAAAATGGTCAGGGACGATTAATTAATGAAGCCCTGCCGCAAGTTTCAGGTGGATTAAGTGGACTGAATGATGGTCAACAGCAGATATTTGATGGTTTTAAAGATACGGGCGACCAACTATCACAGGTTACAGATGGCTTAAATGAAATATCTAATGGCTTAGTGTCCGCCCAAGATTACCTATCAGGTGTATCACAAATGAAGCAAATAGGTTTTTATATTCCGCAGGATGTGCTTGAAAGCAAGGACTTCGAGCAATCATTGGATGCTTACATGTCAGAGGATCGTAAAGTAATGACCATTGACGTGGTATTTGACCAAAATCCATATTCCAAAGAAGCACTTGATAGTGTTCCCGAAATTACTGCTACAGTTGAACGTGTTGTTAAGGATACAAAGCTCGAGAATGCTGACGTAGCAGTAGGTGGTGTGTCTAGTATGCATAAAGACCTTGATACCATTTCTGAGGCTGACTATTCTCGGACAGTTGTTCTTATGCTCATCGGGATTAGTATAATATTAATCATCCTGTTTCGTTCAATCATCATGCCGCTTTACCTAATAGGTTCATTAGTCTTAACCTACTTTACATCGATGGCTATTGCGGAGGTAATCTTTGTTAATTGGTTAGGGTATTCAGGTATTAGCTGGGCGGTTCCATTCTTTGCATTTGTCATTTTAGTCGCACTTGGAATCGACTACAGCATTTTCTTGATGGATCGATTTAACGAATTCCGACATATGCCGGTTGAACAAGCGATACTCATTTCAATGAAGAAGATGGGTACAGTTATTATCTCAGCAGCCGTCATTTTAGGAGGAACATTTGCAGCGATGATGCCATCCGGTGTATTATCACTGCTTCAAATTGCTACCATTCTCCTAATTGGACTATCGTTGTACGCACTTGTTATCCTGCCATTGTTCGTGCCTGTTATGGTAAAAACATTCGGCGAAGCAAACTGGTGGCCGTATAGAAAAAATAAAGATAGCATAACTGATCGTTCGATTAATTTGTAA
- a CDS encoding cupredoxin domain-containing protein, protein MTILTIFAIAIMSLLTGYSLFLLHRGKEKLNFFSGTIISMAISTMVGLLSGYLIGVQTGEFFLPVGIGMLVGFIVGFLVGQPIGVIAILGGSVSGLLSGIVGAFVGAIIQFENPAIMLGILLILFVIILGLVILFIFSETKEKFSLSIEKFSPLNIFSGGLILIALFLFLYSSDFVKVPGKDEATQPGTPAETSGASITELDITKDTDPKIKMTVTPTGYSPNVIRVKKGAPVELEITNPGDNSCFSIFMMPDFGLNDVNLKAGTTKLAFTPDKTGQYTFHCGMNMFKGTIIVE, encoded by the coding sequence ATGACTATTTTAACGATATTTGCAATAGCTATTATGAGCTTACTAACAGGCTATTCTCTGTTCCTATTACACCGAGGTAAAGAAAAGCTAAACTTCTTTTCAGGAACGATAATCAGCATGGCCATTTCGACGATGGTAGGACTACTTTCTGGCTATCTCATTGGCGTCCAAACGGGTGAATTTTTTCTACCTGTTGGAATTGGGATGCTCGTTGGTTTCATTGTTGGTTTCTTAGTTGGACAACCGATTGGGGTAATAGCTATACTAGGCGGGTCAGTATCTGGATTATTGAGTGGCATTGTTGGTGCATTCGTTGGTGCCATCATTCAGTTTGAAAATCCAGCTATCATGCTTGGGATATTACTAATCTTGTTTGTTATTATTCTTGGGCTGGTAATTTTGTTTATTTTTTCAGAAACAAAAGAGAAGTTTTCTCTGAGTATTGAGAAGTTTTCTCCATTAAACATATTTTCAGGCGGATTGATTCTCATAGCCTTGTTCTTATTTTTGTACAGCAGTGATTTTGTAAAAGTTCCAGGTAAGGATGAAGCAACACAGCCCGGGACCCCTGCTGAAACTAGTGGTGCTAGCATTACCGAATTGGACATCACAAAGGACACTGATCCAAAAATCAAGATGACGGTTACGCCAACAGGCTATAGTCCAAATGTTATTCGAGTCAAGAAGGGTGCACCTGTGGAACTTGAAATTACCAATCCAGGAGATAATAGCTGTTTCTCCATCTTTATGATGCCAGACTTTGGACTAAACGATGTCAATCTTAAAGCTGGAACAACAAAATTAGCATTTACACCTGATAAAACAGGTCAATACACTTTCCATTGTGGAATGAATATGTTTAAAGGGACAATAATAGTAGAGTAA
- the proS gene encoding proline--tRNA ligase has product MAKEFVKDVTSMDEDFAQWYTDVVTKADLIDYSSVRGSMIIRPYGYALWDNIKNELDRRIKETGHENVYMPLFIPESLLQKEKDHVEGFAPEVAWVTHGGTEELAERLVVRPTSEVLFCEHYKNIIHSYRDLPKLYNQWANVVRWEKTTRPFLRTLEFLWQEGHTAHANDEEAMEETIKMLNVYAAICEEILAIPVVKGQKTEKEKFAGAKATFTIESLMHDGKALQSGTSHHFGTGFAEAFGIQYTDKEGKLQYVHQTSWGFTTRIIGALIMVHGDDRGLVIPPKAAPTQVMIVPIAQHKEGVLDFAYELKDSLSKVVRVGIDASDKKPGWKFNEYEMKGIPVRLEVGPKDIENNQVVLARRDTGEKVFVPLDQLESKLVGLLDEIQTNLYNKALKHREKRTSVALTLDELKTTLEAKPGFIKAMWCGDLACEEKIKEETTATSRCIPFEQDLVADKCVCCGKAANQMVFWAKAY; this is encoded by the coding sequence ATGGCTAAGGAATTTGTAAAAGACGTTACTAGTATGGACGAGGACTTCGCCCAGTGGTATACAGATGTTGTCACAAAAGCAGATTTGATTGATTATTCAAGTGTCCGCGGTTCGATGATAATTCGACCTTATGGTTATGCCCTTTGGGATAATATTAAAAATGAATTAGATCGACGCATTAAAGAAACAGGGCATGAAAACGTTTATATGCCATTATTTATTCCAGAGAGCTTACTTCAAAAAGAAAAAGACCATGTTGAGGGATTCGCACCAGAGGTAGCCTGGGTCACACATGGCGGTACAGAGGAGCTTGCAGAACGATTGGTGGTTCGTCCTACTTCGGAGGTTCTATTTTGTGAGCACTATAAAAATATTATTCATTCCTATCGGGATTTACCAAAGCTATATAACCAATGGGCAAACGTGGTCCGCTGGGAAAAAACAACGAGGCCATTTTTAAGGACCTTAGAATTTTTATGGCAGGAAGGTCATACTGCCCATGCAAATGACGAAGAGGCTATGGAAGAAACCATTAAAATGCTAAATGTATATGCAGCTATTTGTGAGGAGATTCTTGCCATACCAGTTGTGAAAGGGCAAAAAACTGAAAAAGAAAAATTTGCCGGTGCAAAAGCCACTTTTACTATCGAAAGCTTAATGCATGATGGAAAAGCCTTACAATCAGGAACTTCCCATCACTTTGGTACTGGATTTGCAGAAGCATTTGGAATACAATACACCGACAAAGAAGGCAAGCTTCAATATGTCCATCAAACCTCATGGGGTTTCACAACGAGAATTATCGGGGCATTAATTATGGTGCACGGCGACGATCGCGGTCTTGTCATTCCGCCAAAGGCTGCACCAACTCAAGTGATGATTGTGCCAATTGCGCAGCATAAAGAAGGTGTTCTTGATTTTGCTTATGAATTGAAAGATTCGCTTTCAAAGGTTGTCCGAGTAGGGATTGATGCCAGCGATAAAAAACCAGGCTGGAAATTCAATGAATACGAAATGAAGGGGATTCCAGTTCGTTTAGAAGTGGGACCGAAAGATATTGAAAATAATCAAGTGGTATTGGCTAGACGTGACACAGGAGAAAAAGTTTTTGTACCACTGGATCAACTAGAAAGTAAACTTGTGGGCCTACTTGACGAAATTCAAACCAATTTATATAACAAAGCATTAAAGCATAGAGAAAAGAGAACATCAGTAGCTCTAACTCTTGATGAGTTAAAAACTACGCTTGAGGCGAAACCAGGATTTATTAAAGCGATGTGGTGCGGTGATTTAGCCTGTGAGGAAAAAATCAAAGAGGAAACCACGGCAACCTCACGCTGCATCCCTTTTGAACAAGACCTGGTAGCTGACAAATGCGTTTGCTGTGGAAAAGCAGCTAATCAGATGGTTTTTTGGGCAAAAGCTTATTAA
- the hmpA gene encoding NO-inducible flavohemoprotein, translated as MLDRSTIDIIKSTVPVLEKYGETITTRFYQLMFANHPELLNIFNHANQKQGRQQKALAGTVYAAAMYIDNLEAILPVVKQIAHKHRSLGIKPEHYPIVGEHLLLAIKDVLGDAATNEIIQAWEKAYKLIADAFIGVEAQMYEGAANQQGGWDGFRHFIVERKVNESDVITSFYLKPEDKQGIAQFLPGQYISIKLEIEGEEYTHIRQYSLSDASGKDYYRISVKREAGTENPDGMVSNYLHNSVKEGDILKVSAPAGDFVLDTEKNTPVVLLSGGVGVTPMMSMLKTVAEIQPERKVTFIHATANGNVHALRDEVERISELENVNTFFFYDSPTEEDRNNKLFDVEGYVTRDWLEKNVPYTDADFYFCGPVPFMKGMNQALLELGVTADRINFEFFGPKGSLEVTEKSEPVLV; from the coding sequence TTGTTAGATCGAAGTACCATTGACATTATTAAATCAACAGTACCAGTATTAGAAAAATACGGTGAAACGATTACGACACGATTTTATCAGCTCATGTTTGCAAACCACCCGGAACTATTAAATATCTTTAATCACGCAAACCAAAAACAGGGCAGACAGCAAAAAGCACTTGCAGGAACGGTGTACGCTGCTGCGATGTATATCGATAATCTGGAAGCTATCCTTCCAGTGGTAAAACAAATTGCCCATAAGCATAGAAGCTTAGGCATTAAACCGGAACATTATCCAATTGTTGGTGAACATCTTCTGTTAGCGATTAAAGATGTTTTGGGCGACGCAGCTACTAATGAAATTATTCAGGCATGGGAAAAAGCCTATAAGCTAATTGCAGATGCATTTATTGGTGTGGAAGCCCAAATGTATGAAGGGGCTGCCAATCAGCAAGGTGGATGGGATGGTTTCCGTCATTTCATTGTTGAACGTAAAGTAAATGAAAGTGACGTTATTACCTCTTTCTACTTAAAACCGGAAGATAAACAAGGAATTGCTCAATTTCTTCCTGGCCAATATATCAGCATTAAACTTGAAATCGAGGGTGAGGAGTACACCCACATTCGCCAATATAGTCTTTCAGATGCGTCTGGGAAGGATTATTACCGGATTAGCGTAAAGCGTGAAGCAGGTACGGAAAACCCTGACGGCATGGTATCAAATTACCTCCACAACAGTGTAAAAGAAGGAGATATACTCAAAGTGAGTGCTCCAGCCGGTGACTTTGTTTTAGATACGGAGAAAAATACGCCTGTAGTATTGTTAAGTGGTGGTGTTGGGGTTACACCGATGATGAGTATGTTAAAAACGGTGGCAGAGATTCAGCCAGAGAGAAAAGTGACCTTCATTCATGCAACAGCAAATGGAAATGTACATGCATTAAGAGATGAAGTAGAAAGAATTTCTGAACTAGAAAATGTTAATACATTTTTCTTTTATGATTCACCTACAGAAGAAGACAGGAATAACAAACTTTTTGATGTAGAAGGCTATGTAACACGTGATTGGCTTGAAAAAAATGTCCCTTATACTGATGCAGACTTTTATTTCTGCGGTCCAGTTCCATTCATGAAAGGAATGAACCAAGCATTACTAGAATTAGGAGTTACTGCTGACAGGATTAACTTTGAGTTCTTTGGACCAAAGGGTAGTTTAGAAGTGACAGAAAAAAGTGAGCCAGTTTTAGTTTAA
- a CDS encoding VWA domain-containing protein, whose amino-acid sequence MTTINLMKKTAGVILEKKNLTNVIARVGLVLDISGSMRKLYKNGTVQKVVERILAVASQFDDDGALDVWVYDNEFSRLKSVTESDFLNYVDEYIMNNDLIHKFGRNDEPPVMEDVIQKYTVEQPSQEPAFIVFINDGGCKRTIKKPVVASSTKPIFWQFVGIGDSNFEVLEKLDTMEGRFIDNANFFHIKDIEKTTDEDLYNQLLDEFPSWLKEAKAKGIL is encoded by the coding sequence TTGACAACCATTAATCTTATGAAAAAGACGGCTGGAGTTATTTTAGAAAAAAAGAACCTTACAAATGTCATTGCAAGAGTAGGCTTGGTATTAGATATTTCCGGATCAATGCGTAAATTATATAAAAATGGAACGGTTCAAAAAGTGGTTGAGAGGATTCTTGCTGTTGCTAGCCAGTTTGATGATGATGGAGCCTTGGATGTTTGGGTATACGACAATGAATTTTCTCGTTTGAAATCAGTGACGGAAAGTGACTTTTTAAATTATGTGGACGAGTACATTATGAACAACGATTTAATCCATAAATTTGGAAGAAATGATGAACCACCTGTGATGGAAGATGTTATCCAGAAATATACGGTAGAACAACCCTCCCAAGAGCCTGCTTTTATTGTTTTTATAAACGATGGAGGCTGCAAAAGAACAATTAAGAAACCAGTCGTAGCATCATCCACTAAACCAATCTTTTGGCAGTTCGTTGGAATTGGTGATTCCAACTTTGAAGTCCTGGAAAAATTGGACACAATGGAAGGTCGGTTTATTGATAATGCGAACTTTTTCCATATTAAAGATATCGAAAAGACTACAGATGAAGATTTATATAATCAACTACTAGATGAATTCCCATCATGGTTGAAAGAAGCTAAGGCTAAGGGGATTTTATAG
- a CDS encoding DegV family protein, which translates to MNQSKIAWITDTTASLSKEFIEKHNIHVIPLQVVINQESFKETVDISQEEFYERMKNETGTFQTSQPSIGDFVDLYKKLREEYDVGIAIHASSILSGTFQTSKMGAEMAEFKLLAVDSQTGSYPLTFMMKKGLKLVEQGIDIIEVVSELEAITERTKLFLVPSNLDQLHKSGRVTGGQKILASLLNIKPILAIEDGTAKIKDKVRSEKKAFSWLIDKLIEDKGNHTVNKVAILHAHDEEKAKKLEQLVNEAIPGLETELLMLITVAGVHTGVGTVGLSWVNE; encoded by the coding sequence ATGAATCAGTCAAAAATAGCTTGGATAACAGATACAACCGCTTCACTTAGCAAGGAATTTATCGAAAAACATAATATTCATGTCATACCGTTGCAAGTTGTAATCAATCAGGAATCATTTAAAGAAACGGTTGATATTTCGCAAGAGGAATTTTATGAACGAATGAAAAATGAAACGGGCACCTTTCAAACCTCACAGCCTTCAATCGGTGATTTTGTTGACCTTTATAAAAAGTTAAGAGAAGAATATGATGTTGGAATTGCCATCCATGCTTCGAGTATCCTGTCAGGTACCTTCCAGACTTCAAAAATGGGTGCAGAAATGGCGGAATTTAAACTTTTGGCGGTGGATTCACAAACTGGTTCTTATCCGCTTACTTTCATGATGAAAAAAGGGTTGAAACTAGTTGAACAGGGTATTGATATTATAGAGGTTGTAAGTGAATTAGAAGCCATTACTGAACGTACGAAACTATTTTTAGTCCCATCCAATTTGGACCAGCTTCACAAGAGCGGAAGAGTTACTGGCGGACAGAAAATTTTAGCTTCATTATTGAATATTAAGCCCATCTTAGCAATAGAAGATGGAACAGCAAAAATAAAAGATAAAGTAAGATCAGAAAAGAAGGCCTTTTCATGGCTTATAGACAAGTTAATAGAGGACAAGGGTAATCATACCGTTAATAAAGTAGCGATTTTGCATGCGCATGATGAAGAAAAAGCAAAGAAATTAGAGCAATTAGTAAATGAAGCAATCCCAGGATTAGAAACAGAACTATTAATGCTGATTACTGTGGCGGGAGTACATACAGGAGTAGGTACAGTAGGACTTTCGTGGGTGAACGAGTAA